Proteins from one Bos indicus x Bos taurus breed Angus x Brahman F1 hybrid chromosome 19, Bos_hybrid_MaternalHap_v2.0, whole genome shotgun sequence genomic window:
- the TMEM97 gene encoding sigma intracellular receptor 2 encodes MGTLGARRGLEWFLGFYFLSHIPITLLMDLQGVLPRDLYPVELRNLQQWYIEEFKDPLLQTPPAWFKSFLFCELVFQLPFFPIAAYAFFKGGCKWIRTPAIIYSVHTMTTLIPILSTLLLDDFSKASHFRGQGPKTFQERLFLISVYIPYFLIPLILLLFMVRNPYYKSEEKRKKK; translated from the exons ATGGGGACTCTGGGCGCCCGGCGCGGCCTGGAGTGGTTTCTGGGCTTCTACTTCCTCTCCCACATCCCCATCACTCTGCTCATGGACCTGCAGGGGGTGCTGCCACGCGATCTCTACCCCGTCGAG CTGAGAAACCTGCAGCAGTGGTATATCGAGGAGTTCAAAGACCCTCTGCTCCAGACCCCCCCGGCGTGGTTCAAGTCCTTCCTGTTCTGCGAGCTTGTGTTTCAGCTGCCTTTCTTTCCCATCGCAGCATATGCCTTCTTCAAAG GAGGCTGCAAGTGGATCCGCACCCCTGCCATCATCTACTCGGTTCACACCATGACAACTCTGATTCCCATCCTCTCCACGTTGCTACTCGACGATTTCTCCAAAGCCAGTCATTTCAGAGGACAAGGACCTAAGACTTTCCAGGAACGACTATTCCTGATATCTGTCTATATCCCCTACTTTCTCATCCCTCTTATACTTCTGCTTTTCATGGTGCGGAACCCCTACTACAAGtctgaggagaaaagaaagaaaaaatga
- the IFT20 gene encoding intraflagellar transport protein 20 homolog isoform X1, protein MTHLSLADPVREPLFSGEAGRQTAMAKDILAEAGLHFDELNKLRVLDPEVTQQTIELKEECKDFVDKIGQFQKIVGGLIELVDQLAKEAENEKMKAIGARNLLKSIAKQREAQQQQLQALIAEKKMQLERYRVEYEALCKVEAEQNEFIDQFIFQK, encoded by the exons ATGACACACCTCTCCCTGGCTGACCCTGTCAGAGAACCTCTCTTCTCTGGGGAAGCTGGAAGGCAAAcag CCATGGCCAAGGACATCCTGGCTGAAGCAGGGCTGCACTTTGATGAGCTGAACAAGCTGCGGGTGTTGGACCCAGAGGTTACCCAGCAGACCATAGAGCTCAAGGAGGAGTGCAAGGACTTTGTGGACA AAATTGGCCAATTTCAGAAAATAGTTGGTGGCTTAATTGAGCTTGTTGACCAGCTTGcaaaggaagcagaaaatgaGAAGATGAAG GCCATTGGTGCTCGGAACTTGCTCAAATCTATAGCAAAACAGAGAGAAGCCCAACAGCAGCAACTTCAGGCACTAAtagcagaaaagaaaatgcagctTGAAAG gTATCGGGTTGAATATGAAGCTTTGTGTAAAGTAGAAGCAGAACAAAATGAGTTTATTGaccaatttatttttcagaaatga
- the IFT20 gene encoding intraflagellar transport protein 20 homolog isoform X2, producing the protein MAKDILAEAGLHFDELNKLRVLDPEVTQQTIELKEECKDFVDKIGQFQKIVGGLIELVDQLAKEAENEKMKAIGARNLLKSIAKQREAQQQQLQALIAEKKMQLERYRVEYEALCKVEAEQNEFIDQFIFQK; encoded by the exons ATGGCCAAGGACATCCTGGCTGAAGCAGGGCTGCACTTTGATGAGCTGAACAAGCTGCGGGTGTTGGACCCAGAGGTTACCCAGCAGACCATAGAGCTCAAGGAGGAGTGCAAGGACTTTGTGGACA AAATTGGCCAATTTCAGAAAATAGTTGGTGGCTTAATTGAGCTTGTTGACCAGCTTGcaaaggaagcagaaaatgaGAAGATGAAG GCCATTGGTGCTCGGAACTTGCTCAAATCTATAGCAAAACAGAGAGAAGCCCAACAGCAGCAACTTCAGGCACTAAtagcagaaaagaaaatgcagctTGAAAG gTATCGGGTTGAATATGAAGCTTTGTGTAAAGTAGAAGCAGAACAAAATGAGTTTATTGaccaatttatttttcagaaatga